From the Ensifer adhaerens genome, the window GGCCTTCAGGAATGGTCAGCCATGTCGGTTTCTACGGCACAGCATCTCGGCACGAAAGAGACAAGCTCGCCCTCGTGCACCCGAAGACAAGAATAGTTTTGCGGATCGACGGCGCCACCCGAAAGGCAGCCGTGACCTAGTTTAGAGTGAGGACCCGCGCCCATGTCGGCAACCGCAGTTTCCAACCCCTCACCGGTCAGCCGGAAATTCCGCTGGCTGACGGCAGGCATCGTGCTCGTCGCCGGCATCTATTCGGCCGGCTGGTTCCTCGCCGCCGATCAGATCGAGAAGCGTCTTGCGGCCCGTCTTGCCGATGGACAGGCAACCGGCCTCGGCGGCGAGTGCACGAACATGGACGTGCGCGGCTTTCCGTTCCGCATCGGCCTCTTCTGCGACAAGGTCCATCTCGACGACACGCGCCACGGCACATCCGCCTCCTTCGGCGCGCTGCGGACGGCCGCCCAGGTCTACCAGCCCGGCCATGCCGTGATAGAGCTCGACGGCCCGGCCGAAATCCGGGCTTCGCCCGGCCTCAACGTCTTTGCCGATTGGACGCTGCTGCACGCGAGCGTGCGTGCGACCTTGTCCGGTGTCGACCGCACCTCGCTTACCTATGACAATCTCAACGGCCGGCTGCGCCTGCCGCTCTCGGGCGACGGTCTCGGCTTCGGCGCCAGCCATGGCGAGCTGCACCTGCGCCAGAACGGCGCGGATCTTGATGCCGCCTTGAGCGTCGACAAGCTCGATCTCCGCCCGGAGGAAGGCCCAAGCTACGCGCCGCCGGCCACCGTGGCTGCGGACGTGACCTTCACCGAGAAGGCCGGATGGATGGCGACCACGCCGACACCGGAGATGTTTCGCGGCAGCAAGGGCGAACTCAGGCAACTCACCCTCGATCTCGGCTCCGGGATGAACGCCAAGCTTTCGGGCCCCTTCTCGGTCAACGACCAGGGGCTGATCTCCGGCGAATTCTCGCTGACCTTGACGAATATCGAGGCGTGGCGGGCCAATCTGGTCAAGCTGATCCCCGACGACGCCAACCTGGTCGACAACACCGCCAACATGCTGAAGGCGCTCGCCAACGGCAAGGATGAGGCCAGCGTGAAGCTCAACGTGCGCGACGGCACGGCGTTTCTCGCCTTCATCCCGATCGGCGTGTTGCCGACCCTCTAAAGCGCGTCGCGATCTTTCGAAAAGGAAGACCGGCCCACGGTCTTCCTCGACCTGCTCTGGCTATTTCTGGTCCATGGCATGCCGGCCGAAGTCCGGCATTGCCGTATCCTGGCCTGCCTGAATGATCGAGCGGCGGATGGCGCGGGTGCGGGTGAAGAGGTCGAAGAGCTTGTCGCCGTCGCCCCAGCGGATCGCCCGCTGCAGATAGGCGAGATCTTCGGAAAACCGCGCCAGCATCTCCAGGATCGCGTCCTTGTTGTGCAGGCAGACGTCGCGCCACATCGTCGGATCAGATGCGGCCAGACGGGTGAAATCGCGGAAGCCCGAAGCGGAATATTTGATGACTTCGGATTCGGTGACCGTCTCCAAATCATCGGCCGTGCCGACGATATTGTAGGCGATGATGTGCGGCAGGTGCGAAACGATCGCCAACACCTTGTCGTGGTGCTCGGCGTCCATTTCCTCGACCATCGAGCCGAGCGTTTCCCAGAAACGCCGCAGCCGCGCGACCGCTTCGCCGTCAGCCCCTTCCGGCGGCGTGAGGATGCACCAGCGGCCGCGGAAGAGGCCGACGAAGCCTGCATCCGGACCGGAATGTTCGGTACCGGCGATCGGATGCCCCGGCACGAAATGAACGGTCTCCGGCAGATGCGGCGCCATTTGCGCGATCACCGAACCCTTGGTCGAGCCGACGTCGGTGACGATGGCGCCGGGCTTCAGATGCGCGGCAATCTCGGCGGCGACGGCGCCGGACGCGCCGACCGGGACCGAGACGATGACGAGGTCTGCATCGCGAACGGCCTCGGCGGCCGAAAGCGTATAGCGATCGCCGAGCCCGAGTTCCTGCGTGCGCGTCAACGTCGCCTCGCTGCGCGTGGAAACGACAAGAGTACCGGCAAGCTGCTTCTCGCGGATTTCGCGCGCGAGCGACGAGCCGATGAGACCAATCCCGATGAGGGCGATCGTTTCAAATTGCTGAGCCATTATTTCCGTCCCATGAATTCGGTCAGCGCCGCGATGACGCCTTCGTTGGCCTCTTCGCAGCCGATGGTCATGCGCAACGCATTGGGGAAGCCGTAGCTGCGGACCGCCCTGAGGATATAGCCGCGGCTGGTCAGGAAATCATCGGCTTCCTCGGCCCGCTTGCCGGCTTCTTCCGGAAAGTGGATCAGCACGAAATTCGTGACCGAGGGCGTGATGCGGAGCCCGATCGCCTCGAGCGCTTCGGTGACGCGCGCAAGCCAGGTGAGGTTATGATCGACGGCCGTTGCCACGAAGGCCTGGTCACGGATCGCGGCAGCACCCGCCGCAATGGAAGGCGCACTGAGGTTGAAGGGGCCGCGGACACGATCGACCGCGTCGATCACCTCCGGGGGCGCATACATCCAGCCGATGCGCAGGCCCGCAAGGCCATAGATCTTCGAGAAGGTGCGGGTCATCACCACGTTGCGGCTGGCCGAGACGAGCTCAAGACCGGCGGCATAGTCGTTGCGGCGCACATATTCGGCATAGGCCGCATCGAGCACCAGCAGCACGCCTTCGGGCAACCCCGCATGCAACCGGCGAACTTCGTCGACCGGGATGTAGGTGCCGGTCGGGTTGGCGGGATTGGCGAGGAACACGACCTTCGTCCGCTCGGTCACGGCCGAGAGGATCGCATCGACATCGACGCGCGCATCCTTTTCCTTGACGGTAACGGGCACCGCGCCCGCCGCCAGGATCTGGATCTTGTAGACGAGGAAACCGTGCTCGGTGATGATGCCTTCGTCGCCGGGGCCGAGATAAGTGTGGCAAAGCAGCCCGAGAAGTTCATCCGAGCCGTTGCCGCACATGATGTTTGCCGGGTTGAGCCCGTGCACGGCACCGATCGCCTCGCGAAGCGCCCGCGCCTGGCCATCCGGGTAGCGTTCCAGCCCGAAGGCCATCGACTGGAATGCCTCGATCGCCTTCGGGCTGGCGCCGAGCGGCGTCTCGTTCGACGAGAGTTTATGCACCTTGGCGACACCCGGCGCGTGCTCCTTGCCCGGCACATAAGCGGCAATGTCCAGGATGCCGGAACGCGGCTCAGGGCTCTTCGAAGCAAGGCTCATCGGGTCAGCTTTCTATGGCCATCAAAGCGCCACAGCGACCGATGCGTGCCTTGGGAGGTGCGCGGCGCTGCAGGCAGGAAAAGAGGTCAAGCCATTAGCGGCGCAAGCGGCTTTTGTCGAGGGTCCGCCGCGGTTCCCGTGCAGCTTAGCGTGTGGGATGTGGCCGCTCGCGTGTGCTCGGCACACCATGCGGCGCCAGCACCGGCACGAAGACGCGGCGGGACGCGCGCGCGGCAACGGGCAGCCCCTGGTAAAGCCGCTTCTGCGCCTCGACGACGATGACACCGGAAAAGACCGGCCAGAGCCAGCGGCCAAGCCGCTCGAAGCCGCGACGCAGCCGCAGGATCGCCCTGAGCTTCGACGGCGGGAAGAACAGCGCATCCGCCGTGGCGCCGGGGGTAAAGTTGGTCTCGCGCAAGAGCGCCGTCAGCTGCCCGCGCGAATAGGGCCGGCCGGAGCCGAAGGGCGTGTGCTCCATGCGCGCCCAGACGCCGCGGCGATTGGGCACGACGATGATTAGGCGCCCCCCCGGCGCCAGCACCCGCCAGATCTCCTTCATGGTTTCTCGCGGGCTTTCGGCGAACTCCAGCGAATGCACCATCAGCACGCGGTCGATCGAGGCGTCAGGTAGCGGCAATTCCTCGTCGAACACCAGCGCCGTCGAGGACAGCTCGGCGACTGGCCAGTTCACGGCCCCCTGCCCCGCCGGCATGAAGGCGAAGGTGCGCTCCGTGTCCTTGCGGAACCGTTCGAGATAGGGAACGGCATAGCCGAGCCCGACCAACCGCTCGTCCGGCAGGCGCGCCCAGACGGACGAAAGCGCCATGGTGACGGATTGCTCCGCCATCCGGCCGAGCTCGGAGTGATAGAATTCGCGAAGGTCGACAATATCGGTATGCATTCGCAACATGTTAGCTTCGAAGCGGTAGACTTCAAGGTAAGGCTCGCTACATTCGGCAGCATTCCCTCTCTCCTGACCGGAGGACGTGCCATGGCCGCGCTCGAACTCGACCTTTTCCTCTGCCGCACCGACAATTTCGGCGTGCTGATCCACGACCCCGAAACCGGCCTGACCGCCTCGATCGACGCGCCGGAAGAGGCGCCTATCCTGGAAGCGCTGGAGCGGCGCGGCTGGAAGCTCACCCATATCCTGACAACCCATCACCATGGCGACCACGTCGCGGCCAATGACGCCCTG encodes:
- a CDS encoding DUF2125 domain-containing protein, which produces MSATAVSNPSPVSRKFRWLTAGIVLVAGIYSAGWFLAADQIEKRLAARLADGQATGLGGECTNMDVRGFPFRIGLFCDKVHLDDTRHGTSASFGALRTAAQVYQPGHAVIELDGPAEIRASPGLNVFADWTLLHASVRATLSGVDRTSLTYDNLNGRLRLPLSGDGLGFGASHGELHLRQNGADLDAALSVDKLDLRPEEGPSYAPPATVAADVTFTEKAGWMATTPTPEMFRGSKGELRQLTLDLGSGMNAKLSGPFSVNDQGLISGEFSLTLTNIEAWRANLVKLIPDDANLVDNTANMLKALANGKDEASVKLNVRDGTAFLAFIPIGVLPTL
- a CDS encoding class I SAM-dependent methyltransferase, with translation MLRMHTDIVDLREFYHSELGRMAEQSVTMALSSVWARLPDERLVGLGYAVPYLERFRKDTERTFAFMPAGQGAVNWPVAELSSTALVFDEELPLPDASIDRVLMVHSLEFAESPRETMKEIWRVLAPGGRLIIVVPNRRGVWARMEHTPFGSGRPYSRGQLTALLRETNFTPGATADALFFPPSKLRAILRLRRGFERLGRWLWPVFSGVIVVEAQKRLYQGLPVAARASRRVFVPVLAPHGVPSTRERPHPTR
- a CDS encoding prephenate/arogenate dehydrogenase family protein, encoding MAQQFETIALIGIGLIGSSLAREIREKQLAGTLVVSTRSEATLTRTQELGLGDRYTLSAAEAVRDADLVIVSVPVGASGAVAAEIAAHLKPGAIVTDVGSTKGSVIAQMAPHLPETVHFVPGHPIAGTEHSGPDAGFVGLFRGRWCILTPPEGADGEAVARLRRFWETLGSMVEEMDAEHHDKVLAIVSHLPHIIAYNIVGTADDLETVTESEVIKYSASGFRDFTRLAASDPTMWRDVCLHNKDAILEMLARFSEDLAYLQRAIRWGDGDKLFDLFTRTRAIRRSIIQAGQDTAMPDFGRHAMDQK
- the hisC gene encoding histidinol-phosphate transaminase, which encodes MSLASKSPEPRSGILDIAAYVPGKEHAPGVAKVHKLSSNETPLGASPKAIEAFQSMAFGLERYPDGQARALREAIGAVHGLNPANIMCGNGSDELLGLLCHTYLGPGDEGIITEHGFLVYKIQILAAGAVPVTVKEKDARVDVDAILSAVTERTKVVFLANPANPTGTYIPVDEVRRLHAGLPEGVLLVLDAAYAEYVRRNDYAAGLELVSASRNVVMTRTFSKIYGLAGLRIGWMYAPPEVIDAVDRVRGPFNLSAPSIAAGAAAIRDQAFVATAVDHNLTWLARVTEALEAIGLRITPSVTNFVLIHFPEEAGKRAEEADDFLTSRGYILRAVRSYGFPNALRMTIGCEEANEGVIAALTEFMGRK